A region from the Desulfurellaceae bacterium genome encodes:
- a CDS encoding 50S ribosomal protein L29, whose translation MRAREIRELTEDEARQKERELTEELFRVRMRKGTGQVDNPMQARLLRRDLARLKTIQHERARAGQAQE comes from the coding sequence ATGCGAGCGCGTGAGATACGTGAGTTGACCGAGGACGAAGCCCGCCAAAAAGAGCGCGAGCTGACCGAAGAACTCTTCCGGGTCCGTATGCGAAAAGGGACTGGCCAGGTTGACAACCCCATGCAGGCGCGGCTGCTGCGCCGCGACTTGGCCCGGCTCAAAACCATTCAACACGAACGTGCGCGCGCCGGACAGGCGCAAGAGTAG
- the rplN gene encoding 50S ribosomal protein L14 has protein sequence MVQVETVLDVADNSGARAVRCIRVLGGTRRRYASVGDEIIVSVREALPNTKVKKGDIMRAVIVRTAKEIGRPDGSYIRFDTNSAVLLDNQREPIGTRIFGPVARELRAKRFMKIISLAPEVL, from the coding sequence ATGGTACAGGTCGAAACCGTGCTGGATGTCGCCGATAACTCCGGCGCTCGTGCGGTCCGTTGCATCCGAGTCCTGGGCGGAACGCGACGGCGCTATGCCTCTGTTGGCGACGAGATCATCGTCTCGGTGCGCGAGGCGCTGCCCAACACCAAGGTCAAAAAAGGCGATATCATGCGGGCTGTGATCGTCAGGACGGCCAAGGAAATCGGCCGCCCGGACGGATCCTACATTCGTTTCGATACCAACTCGGCGGTTCTGCTCGATAATCAGCGCGAGCCGATTGGGACGCGCATTTTCGGTCCGGTTGCGCGGGAGCTACGCGCCAAGCGTTTCATGAAGATTATTTCGCTGGCTCCCGAGGTGCTCTGA
- a CDS encoding type Z 30S ribosomal protein S14 yields MARTCLRVKAERKPRFKVRQYNRCPLCGRSRGFYRRFRMCRLCLRGLALMGQIPGLTKASW; encoded by the coding sequence ATGGCGAGAACATGTCTACGAGTAAAAGCTGAACGCAAACCGCGATTCAAGGTCCGCCAGTACAACCGCTGTCCCTTGTGTGGGCGCTCGCGTGGTTTTTATCGGCGTTTCCGGATGTGCCGCCTGTGCCTGAGGGGTTTGGCACTGATGGGGCAGATCCCTGGCCTGACCAAGGCCAGCTGGTAG
- the rplE gene encoding 50S ribosomal protein L5 — protein sequence MARLKDVYHGRVLPALRQELGYRNIMQVPQLEKIALNMGLGDAVQNAKLIESGVAELSLIAGQKPVVTKAHKSIANFKLREGMPIGCAVTLRGEIMYEFFDRLVNVALPRVRDFRGVSERAFDGRGNYSLGIREHTIFPEINLDKVEQVKGLTVTMVTSARTDAEGRALLRAMGMPFRS from the coding sequence ATGGCACGCCTTAAAGACGTTTACCACGGCCGAGTGTTGCCCGCCCTCAGACAGGAGTTGGGCTACCGCAATATCATGCAAGTCCCCCAGCTGGAAAAGATCGCCCTCAACATGGGGCTGGGAGACGCCGTCCAGAATGCCAAGCTGATCGAAAGCGGGGTGGCCGAGCTGAGCCTGATTGCCGGTCAGAAACCGGTGGTGACCAAGGCCCATAAATCGATCGCCAACTTCAAGCTACGCGAGGGTATGCCGATTGGCTGCGCGGTGACCCTGCGGGGCGAGATCATGTACGAATTTTTCGACCGTCTGGTCAACGTCGCCCTGCCCCGGGTACGGGACTTTCGGGGAGTTTCTGAACGCGCTTTTGACGGGCGCGGGAACTACTCGCTGGGGATCCGGGAGCATACTATTTTCCCGGAGATCAATCTGGATAAAGTCGAGCAGGTGAAAGGCCTGACCGTTACCATGGTCACCTCTGCCCGGACCGACGCAGAGGGGCGTGCCCTGTTGCGGGCCATGGGGATGCCGTTTCGGAGTTAA
- the rpsH gene encoding 30S ribosomal protein S8: protein MIADPIADMLSCVRNALHARKERVDCPWSRIKEAIATVMKQEGYITELSTVQDGPRRMLRIQLKYDSSGRPVLFGLQRESKPSLRKYVGAGEIPLVRNGLGVSIVSTSRGVLVDREARKQHVGGEILCSLW, encoded by the coding sequence ATGATCGCAGACCCAATTGCAGATATGTTGTCGTGCGTGCGCAACGCCCTGCACGCACGCAAGGAGCGCGTGGATTGCCCGTGGTCGCGCATCAAAGAAGCGATCGCGACGGTGATGAAGCAGGAAGGCTATATCACCGAGTTGAGCACCGTCCAGGATGGGCCCCGCCGGATGTTACGGATCCAGCTCAAGTACGACTCGAGCGGTCGTCCGGTCCTGTTCGGACTGCAACGCGAGAGCAAACCCAGCCTGCGCAAATATGTCGGAGCGGGCGAGATTCCCCTGGTGCGCAACGGCCTCGGGGTGAGCATTGTCTCGACCTCTCGCGGGGTGCTCGTCGACCGCGAGGCGCGTAAACAGCACGTCGGCGGCGAGATCTTGTGCAGCCTGTGGTAA
- the rpsQ gene encoding 30S ribosomal protein S17: MAGQRKTRQGIVVSDKMDKTVIVRVERLVQHPMYRKYVRQRKKYKVHDPENRCHLGDRVSIVETRPLSKEKNWRVQTVLRPANVD; this comes from the coding sequence GTGGCTGGACAGCGAAAAACACGCCAGGGAATTGTCGTCAGCGATAAGATGGACAAGACCGTCATCGTGCGGGTGGAGCGCCTTGTGCAGCATCCCATGTACCGCAAATACGTCCGTCAACGCAAGAAATACAAAGTGCACGACCCCGAGAACCGCTGCCACCTCGGGGATCGGGTGTCCATTGTTGAGACACGGCCGCTGAGCAAAGAGAAAAACTGGCGGGTGCAGACCGTTCTCAGACCGGCAAATGTGGACTGA